The DNA window CGACGTGTTGGCGCGATTGCTTGAAACACTTGGCTACCGAGTTGAGCGAGAGTTCTACGTTAATGATGCCACGAACTCAACGCAGATGTATGAGTTTGCCAAATCGCTGCAAATGCGTTATCGACAGTTGCTTGGGGATACTATCGACCTGAATGAGCTGGGATACCGCGGCGAGTATATGATTGAATTGGCTGAAGGAGTACGGGCTGAGTATGGTGATCATCTTGCCGATGGCATACTCGATGAAGTCGTTTCGCGCTTCCGCAACATTGGGCAAGAGGTAGTGTTCGAGAACCAGAAAGTAGATTTAGCCGACTTTGGGATTGCCTTTGACACATGGTTTAGCGAGCAGACGCTACATGACAAAGGTGAAGTTACCGAGACACTCGAATCCCTCCGCGTAGGTGGTTACACTTATGAATCCGAAGGCGCCGTTTGGCTCCGATCCACTGCGTTTGGGGATGATAAGGATCGGGTTTTAGTGCGCAGCAACTCACAGCCCACTTATATTGCCGCCGATGCGGCTTATCACCGCGATAAATTCGAGCGTGGTTTCGATTCTCTCATCGATATCTGGGGCCCCGACCATCATGGTTATATCGCTCGAACCAAAGCGGCGGTTGGCTCGCTTGGATACGATCCTGAGCGCTTGAAAATTCTCATCTACCAAATCGTGAAGCTTTATCGCGGCAATGAAGAAGTTCGGCTTTCCAAGCGCACCGGTAACGTTGTGACGCTGCGTGAAGTACTCGATGAAGTGGGGCGAGATGTTACGCGGTTCTTCCTATTGATGCGTTCGCACGATACCGACCTCAATTTCGACATCGAGCTTGCCAAGCGGCAATCGGACGAAAACCCTGTTTTTTACGTTCAATATGCCCATGCCCGTATCTGCAGCGTTATTAAGAAGGCAGAAGAGCAGGGGATTAAGGTTCCGACA is part of the bacterium genome and encodes:
- the argS gene encoding arginine--tRNA ligase — protein: MIKKRLASMIEQAMEQAKSDGLLTFDKLPPIDIEPPRNRAFGDYSTNIAMLLRKEIGGDPRKIAETLASYLMGMGDSEIEKVEVAGGGFVNLTLNKKWLGSALQEVVSQGSSFGKQNIGEGKRVLLEFVSANPTGPIHIAHARGGVFGDVLARLLETLGYRVEREFYVNDATNSTQMYEFAKSLQMRYRQLLGDTIDLNELGYRGEYMIELAEGVRAEYGDHLADGILDEVVSRFRNIGQEVVFENQKVDLADFGIAFDTWFSEQTLHDKGEVTETLESLRVGGYTYESEGAVWLRSTAFGDDKDRVLVRSNSQPTYIAADAAYHRDKFERGFDSLIDIWGPDHHGYIARTKAAVGSLGYDPERLKILIYQIVKLYRGNEEVRLSKRTGNVVTLREVLDEVGRDVTRFFLLMRSHDTDLNFDIELAKRQSDENPVFYVQYAHARICSVIKKAEEQGIKVPTGSDVDLSLLTHETEIELIKRLIDFPGELRRVTELYEPHRLTTFAQELARLFHLFYDVCRVIGDDPATTGARLVLINATRIVLHNTLELLGVTAPDFMERREVTVGD